The genomic stretch CCGAACAGTTTTATCTATCGATGATGACAACAGATACTGCATTGCAAGGGAAATAAATGAAATCGACCCAATTGAAAAGCATATACTCCCTTGTTCATTTGGATTCAGTACATTTTGTTTTCACGATGTTTAAACCGATTCCCTACATTCATTATTTTGGTAAGAAATAACCCACAAAAGCGCCTTTCATGTGAGCGCGGGTCCCACCCTTATGTCCCATATCCAGTTTTTCATCACCTAAAACTTTATTCCGAACAAAAATATAGTGTCATGGACTGTCAACTCCAAAAACACTATGACAAAAGCTATTGTAGTGAATTTAggtgaatggaggaagtatggaAGTTCAAGCATACATACATTTTATAATCACTTACATTACTCCTTGACCATGAAAGATCCAAAATTTCACTAGTGTGTCCTTGGAACACGTGCAACGGTTTCTCCAGTAGTCGGAACACCTTCGGAGGAATGACAACACAGGCAGAGTCGGAATTTCTACTTAACCTGCCAACTTTTTCTTTATCCGCCCTAAGCCGCTTCAACTCCAAAAGTTGATTCATTGTGAAGTAGACAGAAGAAGGATCTATAACAGGGATATCTCTGTCATTTGACCTATCATCTTCCGTCACTTGCCACACACGCACAACTCCGTCTTCTCCAGCACTAGCCAGGAACCGTCCATCAGGACTGAATTTCATAGTCAAGATTGCACCTTTATGAGCTTGGATGCTTTGACCGTGGTAAAGAGCTGAAAGTTCCTTGGATTGCCTTCCGGACTGATGAACTTTAACTCTCTTAATTCTACTCTCAGGAGATGAGTTACATTGACAAGAAACCTCTGGGTTTTCTGAGATACAAGAGAAACTCCGCAATCTACTAACCCACGATTTCTTTACCCTCTTTGTGGGACCCAAAGAACTGTTCTTTTTCATGTTTTTTACAGGCGAGGAACTTGGGCTGGATTCAGAAACAAGTTCTTTATTCTGATCACCCACAGTGCTCTCTATTCTCCCACCCAAGTCCTCAATTCCACAGGCAAAATGCACCTTAGATGTCGAATTAATTTTAAAACTCGAATCATCACCCGACAAACATGACATAGACCTTCTAGATAGAAACTGATCATATTTTGCTCTTCTCAACCTAACCCCACCTTCATTTCTACTGCTATCTACCTCTCTTACAAAATCACTACTCTCCTCGGAAATTTCACCGGATACCTTGATTACATCTAAACCCAACCAGTTAAAGAAATTACTCTTACGGGTTTCAACACTATCTAGATTCTTAATCCAACTATCAAAATGGGAACTCCTTGAGACGGAATCGCAATCATCAGGACAATCTAAACCCGAATCACTAAACACAACAATTTCCTCAAGAGCATCAAAATATTGGCTTTCACCAGAATCACTAGAGGCGTCAAACATTTTCGGCCTCGAGCTTAAGTCTTAAGTCTCAACCCATTAAATCCCCCCTCAAGTAACCAACATTTTCAGCCTGAATTCCCAGAAAACATTAACCCCATTAAGGAAAACTTACATAAAGAAATGCAAGATAAATATAAATAGTAACACaaattccaagacccaaatattataTTAATCTCCAAATCAAACATAAAAAGGAAAAATATCTAGGGATGAGTACAAAACATAAGAAATCCAAACACCCACACAACCTAAGCTTTTGACACCCATCACACTTTCAACATTTTCTATATTGGCAAATTGAATTGGATAATTAAACTAGAAAACTACTCCAAGTTTATACCTTTTTAGCCATCCCTCCATCACAATCGTTAGTTTAACATTCATTAAAAGAAAGGTAATGAGTGAGACGGAAAGAGTAAATATAACCCTATCAAAGGGTTTTTGGTCTCGTCTAGTGGTTAAAAGAAAGGTAATGTGAGCAATAAGTCGCATTAGTCTCGTCTAGTAGTTAAAACAAAGGTAATGTGGGCAATAAGTCGCATGTTCGAACTCATCAATTCTTCGCATTGTACTGTACTTATGGCTCATTCAACACCACAGCAAAAAAACAAGTTACATTTCCATTTTATACCAAATTCAAGCAAATTAACAAAAACCCATCATATCAAATCccccaaaaaaatttaaaaatcattCATAACATTCTTTATAACTATAATTCTAAACCTAAATTACAATTCAATTGAACCCAAATAAGCAAATTAAACAGACTAAGTATTAAGAACTTAAAATGAGAGAAAATCTCACATATTACAAGGAAATTGCAGGAATTATTGTGTTTGGAGGCATTTGCAGTCTTGTACAGTAGATAGATCCAGAAAGAAGTAAAGTACTTGAACAATTATAGAACATAATATTACTGAGTACTTGATCATTTAATTACATTGAGAAGGGAAAATATAGTTATTATTTGTACTATTTTGGAGCAACCCAATAAAAACATTTGATTAAATAATGTTGTTAATTTAGAGTTTAAAATAGTTGGGGAGTTGGAGAAAGGGATTGAGGAAGAAGCATGAGAGACATAGATATGGGTGTTTGGTGACTAGAGGGCTAGAGGCAACATATAGAGAACTTAATCAACACGAGAAGTTggtcatgtccaactctttcgagttggtttgatagccggtggcttcaacttacatCCCTCATTCGAAAAGATGaaataggttggtcctaccctagaggatcaacctagttttcttacctaatcaaaaaaaaaaaaatcaacaagagaAGTTGGTTGGGTTGTATTGAGTTTATCTCTTCTAATTACTGGTATTTCGGTATTTCGGTTAAACGGTCTTAGTGTAAAAACGGGTTAAATATATTCACTAAAGCCCAAATATATTCACCAAAGCCTTGTTTTTTTGGATTTAATTTTAGCTCATTTCAGGTCAGCTCAGTTTCagtcagttcagttcagttcatcttttcacaaattaactcCAGTTCAACTCCATTCAGTTCAAATCAATTTAATTTCATTCAGTTCAGACCTATTCAGTTCACTAAACTaaagtgaattgaattgaattgaaatttaCTGAGACGAATATAATTGAAATAATCTGAGCTGAATTGAAGTGGGCAGAACTAAATTGATTAAACTGAAGTGACTTGAATGAGAGCTGAAATTAAGCCAAAAAAAAGAAGTCTACTAGTTTTTACAAATCAAAACCATGTGAATTGAATTAGGTTAACCAAACAATCAAAGAGATCTTTAGTCTCTTATCAAATCTCATATTCAGAAAAAATAAATCAGTTTTTTTTCTTGATTTTCTTCTTCTTAAAGACTAACTTTAATTTGCTCTCCACTTTAGCCTAGAAGAGCATTTTTCAGTTACTTATCTTAGCTAAAGAAGATTTAAATCAAGAATTTAATAGCAATATTTCTAGAATTAACTTCATATATTAGTTAAATCATTGTTGATTTTTTTCAAATTAACAATGTAGAATTATGAATGTATACTAAAATTTATAATCCTTTTGGATTTATAAACTGGTCTGAAATTTCTTGTAGTCTCTTTGTTCTCCTTGGGTTTGCCCTCGTTCGTTAGTTTTGGTCAGATTTTATGTTGTGTTTTCTTCTCGTGATCTGCCTCTTTGCATGTTTCTTTGATCTATATGATcttaatgaattttttttatttcttttatgagGTTTTTAAAGAGTCATACTTTCCCGAGGATAAACTCATTCTTTGAACCCTTTTATTCTGTGGTTTCTTCTTCGTAAAtggaaattctttaaatttcgcTTACCTTTCTCATCTGCAAGGATGGTATAGGTTGATTCATATGATCAACCTAATTTAGTTCATAGGAAAAAAACATTTCCTCCATGGCAACCAAACATATTTGGACCATTTCATGTGAATTAAATATAGGAATTGAAATCATATGAGTTAATATATAAATTATCACATGAATTCAATTACTACATGAATCAAACGATACCTTATAAAATAGAACCTTGTCCTggttaattatttatttacctaTATATTTCTCATCTGCATGCACgtcttatttatttgtttatttttttaatatattgagaaTAATTTGATATCATATATGTATCATTATAGTCCATTTGCACTCGTAAGAAGAATAACCACAAATAACATCCTTCTTTTTTCATGATCTTTAGGCGAAAagtaaaacgtaaataaatgacTGAAACTGAGTGACTACTTCATAAACtactagttgagatcccgtgctaaagcacggtaTTTGTGAGAGTTGGATATATAGAGGCTAGAGCTCGtaaaaatttaaaatatttacataaatgagtacttataataaatgttgtaatgtactaattataatgttagtagtattatataaaaaaaaggtTATTATTCAAAGGATGTTtagattaagttatttttgtgtgAACCTATTTTTATTATGAAAAGTAATGATAGCTGACGATTATGGAACAACATAATCTAATATAGAGTCACTACTTTGTTATTGCATTGATCAGAAAAATTTATAGATGACTTAATCTCTTAGTTTTAGTTATAGGAGGATTATAGGGGGATAAGAGGATTGAGTTAGGTACGAAATGTATCTAAAGCGCATGTTGACCTTATAACAGAACATATATAAACAGTATACGACACATCTAGAAGGATGATttacaaacaattaaaaatacTATTTACCCCCATactcttttttcttttatttttaataggACAAATTAAAAGTATTGAATCTTACTCCATATACTTTATTAAGAACTACCCATATTAATAAGGATGAGATAACTTTAAAAAAAGAAGACAGTTTATTTAAAGAAAATGCAAATAAAATTGAAACCATGCAAATTTATTTATTCAGTATGGGTGCATCTTGTATGTCAAtgattaaaagattaatatatttCAGTCAATATATTTCGTAGTATATATAAGTATATAATCTCGTAGGAAGATTTGGTAGTGTATAATAATCATCAATTATTATAATTTTAGCATGGACCCACCACTATTGTCAATCATTTGGGCGGGAAAATATTGAGtagttcttattcttttagtttagtgggaTTGCAAGGTCATTTCCTAAGTCACCATGTGTCCCTTTGTCATCCCTTTAGTTTGTTACTTTCAGTTGATAGGTAAATTTCAATAGCCAACAGCCCAACATCTTAGCCAAGGGTCGAAAAGTGTTTTAATCGCccaacattgtttttcaatgatCATTTCCTTACCAAATCGTAAACAATGCAAAAACGGGTACATTTACCCAAAATTAGAACATTACCAAATAAATAAGCACCAAAGTTGCCTGGTGTGAGTGGTAaaggctctcatctcttaaacaagtagTCAGGGGTTCGATTGGgttcaacccattaaattgccttcagtaccccggTAACTGTCGTTAGGGGCGCTTATTCCAATtaagatcctctccatttctttctctccatttcctctcacaaatccATTTAATAAGATTTTCCCCTATACACCCTAttaaacctttattttcttaCATAAATCGTGAACCGTTCGATATTAACAAGATGCAATCCGGTCCGTTGATAGGAaatggcctctccatttctttttaggaaatggagaggatcttgaCTCCGCTTATTCACGCTGGAGGATGAAACTTTTAAAGTgttttattgtgaattggagggagtattagactttagttttttctttttaaaaaagtCCTACTAGTCTCGTAATtgcaaataaaaaataaaaaatatggaaTAACACGTAATTATATATACTTATtacaagtttttttttctttaaaacatcacaaaatctcatttgtgacggcacgtatccgtcactttggagtgacggataccattttccctcacaaatgacccaaatagaggagagagggaagtacatggggtgcccccaccttgtcccccctatccgttttgtgagtggcattatccgtcacttgctccgacccatCTTCCACAAGACTAATTGTTAAAACATAGGGATGAGAGTGGGCGGGTTACGTTGTGACGTCCCTATTAGCCCCACCTCGCTCCAACAATGACTACTTAACACAAATAGGATCAATACGAACTAAATCTACCCTTACCTGGTCATTAAGCAACAAATCTTTGCTCAAACCAAGCAATAATATTTTATTGGTAATGATTTTGCATGACCATTGCATGCATGATATATTCATATATTATTCCTCGAACTAAAAAAGAATCAGATTCTTGATCGTCATGGTTGACTTAGCTTGTTTATTCTTTCTTCTCTATCCATATGttattatacaaccagttgtatgcaGTTGTATAGTATCGAATCAGTGTAGAATCCGAGCTGTgtattaaagtttttgagttttgtttaaaagaatctgagttatgctgtaaagtttttgaactcacaTATTTAAACATAAAAAATACTCTTATAAAACTAGGAAAAATTACACATAAACCCGGATTAATGTATATGGTTGTACTatgcttattatacaactggttgtatagtaatATTTGTGATAGTATTATTGGTAATGCTAAATGCAACCCAGTGGgtaatgggttgtatttaagaaaacaaaagaggaaataaattcttAAACGTAATTCTCCTTTGCATGAGTTTTCTTGATGAAATAAGTGATTTTAAACTTTTTTTGTCAAAATTAATCAGTTGAGATTACAATTCTCGAATGGTTTATTTCAATCTTCACCTCATGATTGACTGTCATGACCTTTTTTGGCTTTTTTCTAACATTGTTTTAGTACTCCCTTTAACCCGGTCATTCGTTTCTTATTCTATTTTAGGATTCTCAgtcaattatttttatttttattttgggaaTACTTTTGATGTACAATTTCATCTTCCACACCTAATTCAGTTTAGACATTAAAGTAATTAGAACGCAAATCAGATCGGATCAAGTCAGATTAACTCAAATACGAGTTTGTCATTATTGGCAGTACAAGTCGAATTACACCAATGTTAGTAGGGTACGTACGGTCATATTATTTCCAGATCTGAATGTACGTCAATTTCTTCCATTATTTGTTATATTGGGTGATTTGATATAGACAAGAATACGAAAGTTACATGTCTTACTTAAGCCATCTTCATGAAATCAAAGCATATAAGGTGTAAATTGATTGATATCAAATGTACCACGGCAAAAGATTACAAGGAGCGGATGTTGAGTAGTTGATATCATGATAACGATATGGAAAAGATGGTTAGTTGAAATTGAATTGACACATACACATTTACCTCCGAAGAAACCACAATTCCCTTGACAAAAAGTTATCTCCGTTTATTTGGAATTGCCCTACTTTTTAAGATTTGTGAatagtattttaatcaaacggGCCAGTTCCTAAGAACGAGTTGGAGCATACTATTATGCCATTTTTGTGTATAGTCTTGTGCATCGACGAGTAAGTCGACATTTTAAAGGTAAAGATTAGGATGTTTCATTGTCGGATATTATATTAGTGTGTGATTAGTCTCTTGATCGTAGCCTCATAGGTTCTTTCTAAAGAACTGAACATGGTTCGAAAAAGAACTCGTACTTGACTATTGGCTATACATTGCATGATTAAATAAGTTCCAATTTGGAATTTTGGTTAATCTTGTCAGAATTGATGATCGACTTGACTACAAGATTATTCGTGTTAAATCATGCAAATGGGCCTGAGTCTTACCCGAATGGAGAAGAGACGGACCACTTAACAACACAAGGGaggttccatcccaaaaccaattggcaataagAGGAGTAGCCTCATTGGTTATAAAGTGGTACaatctctctttctccttcaatgTGGGACACTCACGTGTGGGTTAATATGAGATTCTTCACAATTCGTGGTTGTATCTTTTTATTTACGGATTTTTTCCATGCTACTCTTGTGATTTGTCACTTTGTCTATGATACCCTCTTTTTAAGAATGTGTCTATGGTATCCCTGAGGTTCAATATttctgcctatggtacccttgttGGGTTATGCACGCTAAATTAGGAGTGACGGAGTTCGATTAAAAGCCAAAGTAAATTTGGCGGAAAAATTAATTTTTTAACAACTTTATTAAAAAATAAAGTTTGCACCAAATACCCCTGAAGTTTGCAATATACATGCATGTTAATTTTGGCTTGATGAAAAAATTGAtaatttttttcgaaaaaaatcATACCTTTTATAATGATGAAGATACCTTTGATGTTGATGAATAATCAACAATAAATAAGATTTCCCGATGAAGATATAATGTAAGAGATTAATTTATTTAAGCTCAAAATGAAGAAGGTGAATTAAAGAGAAATGTTAATGGAGTACATATCAAGCTTTGTTTAGAGTTTTTGGTTTGTGTTTGTAATAAGGAGTAAAAGTAACTGGGATAGATGATTAGGAAGTATAAGAATCATTAGATGAAGTTTTGCCGCTCAAATGTAGGATAATAACGGAAGTTGTAACGGTAGTGGCACACTAGGCACAAATATTGAACCTCAGGGGTATCATATGCACATTCTTAAAAAGAGAGGTATCATGGATAAAGTGACAAATCACAACGGTACCATGAGAAAAAACCGTTTTATTTAAGTCCCACATTGACTAAAAACATAGAGTGTCAAATTAACGACCCTTTTTACGAAGTGACAAATTCGGAATCTAGAAGACATAGTCGGACTTAAGGCATAAATAAATAACCTCACAAGATTACTACTGGCGATGCTTGAACCAAAGACTCCAGGAAAATTGAACAGTTTTAACTACTATGaaatcatctcaaccaaaagcttaagccGCTGATGGTCGGAGTCTCAAGATCGGTTTTATACTCTAACCCGCCCCCTCACACGAATGCCCTCTAGGCTTGGAGTGTGGATGCAACTGCAGGCCTCCCCAAACCTGGTGCTAATATTCAACTTTAGAATTGACGAGGTGAAATTCGAAACCGTGACCTTGTGGTCACACTTTCTCTGATACCATGTCAAGAAATCATCTCAACCAACAGCTTAAATTGATGGTTGGAGTCCCAAGATCGATTTTATATTCTAACAGACCCAATCCAATATAAAAAGAGTACTTGATTAGCTTCTCTCTATAGACGTACTCACTAGATTAAGACTTCTTCACCGTTCTAAAATATTTGCAACAGTACTTGCTAACCGAATGCCAAGCCCTAGGCCCAAAGACGACCATACACCTATAAGTGACCCATGAATCCCCGTGCCCGTGCTCCCCGGTGGGCACTTGGCCATGCCCTTCCAGCAAAGAAAAGGGGTCGTCGTTGGACCACAATTTGTGGGGATGGATACAACATACAGTTCGGTGCTCAAGCATCAAGGCTTTTAGGGGTAGTTGACAAAAGATCATGGTGCTATGCCGTTTGCTCTTTCCCTTAAATTTAAGGGACACTTTATGACACTTTATGTATTGGACCATCCTTAAAAAATTGTCATCATAATTTCCAGAGTGGTAGGATACTAGGATGGCCCTGTTACTGTACCGTGACATATAACACGGGTAACGGGGTATGTCAGCATTTTGTATTTTTATATGCTTAGAGCCTAGAGGGTACAGTTGTTCACCGTCCACTAATAATAGTAGTAAAGGCGGGTATGAATAAAGCATTTTTAAGAACATACCAAGATCAATTCTTAAATTGGCCGTTAACTTGTCCTAAACCGTTTATTTCCTCGTTTATTTGTTTGTGCACCAAAAAGTCATTTTAGATTCGGTTGGCGTCGTTTGGTCTAAGCATATATTTAATCACCTTATCAAATTCTCACATGGAATCGAAGATGTCTTAGTATAGTGGTTAAGACGAAGGTATTTGTGGATAATAGGTCTCAGTTCGAATCTTCCCTCCCTgctattgtaatgcgactaagtgcgCGTTTCGTTAggaaaaataaaatcaaattgtTACATGGATTCTCTTCGGTTCTTCCTCCCTCCTTTCTCCGCCTCATCAAGCAATTGCTTTTTAAGATAAAAGCAAGACCGTTAGGTTGTTCCAAAATATAGTCTTGACCGCTGATGAGAAATGGGGAGTGAATGAACTGGAGAGAATCACAATTGATATTCGATGGGTTTGCAACTTTGTTGtatcacatttcatttgtcaATTTGAAACTTCCCGTCAATAATTTACTCATATGTCTCTTCTCTACTTACACGGAAAGATGAATATGACTATATAAGACTCCTTACCACTGTTACCAGTTACCACTTACACAAAAAACCGAAAACCAATGATAATAATTAAGGAATAAGAGTTGATTCTCCGAGACTATATTAACGGCATAATGACAGTACAATATAAACAAAAAATTTACCAACTATTTATAATGCATCCGTCTTTATTACTAGACTAAAATTTCTTTGATGATTAAATGAAATTAGCTAGTGAAGTAATTTGGGTAGTTTCATTAAAATTCGTCGACGATGAATATTGATGGGTCCTGCTATACGTCGTCGACAttttactaaatatcgtcgacaattaacgtaaaattccaagtttgccctccatatCATGACTCCATATTGGTCTCAccaaaatgcaatttccgtctcaaaacagaaatgaaattaccgtctcactaaaacacaagtcaccgtctcactaaaatatttcaaaccaaaaaaaaaaaagtcgggttttgtaattaacaacatgaacgggaacgattttaacaacgatttcaacaatgaagatagtaacgaggttagtttacgatttagttttgttaaaaatttatgttttattatcgtttgaatcccgaattaggatagatgccatgaatgtagacggaattatgatagaatttgtgacggatttatatgaaaaagcaattgaaaaaaaaaaaaaaaaaaaagaaaggacacGGAACTGGGCTGAGACGAGGGGGTTCTTCGTCCCAGGCCCAGTCCAGACGAAGAAATGGGTCGTCTCTTGTTGGGCTTGGACGAAGGAATCCTTCGTCTGGGCTTGGTCTTGGACGAAGGATCCCTTAAATGCGGGCTTGGTCTTGACGAAGTTTTCCTTCGTCGGCCCATtctcgtttcttttttttttttttttttttttttttttttttttttgttttccgactcgttttgtataaaataattaatttccgtatttgtattaaatttttttattttttatagtttccgacaattcaaataattataattaatttccgttatttccgactcgttgtgtacaaaataattaaatgccgtttttgtattataaaacaattgaattaattaattaccgtctttaTATGAAATTTTTATCTTTAAcatttccgactcgttttgtaaaaAATAACTTATTACCGTGTTTGtattaattttatattattttatatttactTCGACTAGTCCCGTAGCAAATAATTGAATTAATAACTAACTAACTTGTTGAAATGCGTGCGCAGGTGATTAACGATGGAGACGGTGTTGATTACTCAGATCATTTTACGCCAACCGCATTTTTTTGCGTCTAGTAATCGAAGCGTTTAATTGGGCATATGAGATCGGGCTCCGactcgggtttggtataaaaaaatcaagcaacaagaAAGTTGGTCGTAACACGAATTTGAGACAACGTTATTTTGTTTGTCGGATGGGTGGAAAAGGTCCCGTAAATAAGGATGCCGATTCTTTAATGAGGGGTAATACCGCTACCGCGTGGTGCAATTGCAAATTTTCAATGAAAGTTGTTGAATTAGAAGAGAATAAGTGGCGGCTTGTGATGAGATCCGGGTTTCATAATCATGGTTTAACGTTGTCTTTGTGACGGCGAGATACTTTGCAAAGTTTGATGACGATGAGTTGGCTTTTATCGATGCCCAAGTTAGAGCTCACGTTAGACCGGCAATTATTAGTGCGGGTTTACATCGCCGAATCCGGAAAAGTCAAGACCTAATCGGCGACAAATCTACAACCGTTCTCGTAAAGTAAGGGTCGAGGAAAGAGATGGGAGAAACCCAAGACAACAGATGTTAGCACTTGCGGTTCAAAGATAAGTACGTTCATTATTGGGTCAGCGATCGGAGACCGATGAGCTAACCCACGTGTTCATGGCTCATCCGAAGCGGTTAAGATGTTTCGATCATACTATTATGTGGTACAGATCGATTCCACGTACAAGACAAATGAataccgtcttccgcttgttgaGATGGTTGGAGTCACACCCGTCGGGAAGAGCTTTGTCATCGCGTATGCTCTTGTGACGCATGAGTCGGAGGAGAAATATCTGTGGGTCCTACGGAAACCGAAGGCCCCTTTCAATGATGCCGTTCAACCTAATGCTATTATTCGATTGCGAGAAAGGTTTGTTGAACGCGATtcccattgtttttccggattcgTCTCACTTGCTATGTCTTTGGC from Silene latifolia isolate original U9 population chromosome 5, ASM4854445v1, whole genome shotgun sequence encodes the following:
- the LOC141656744 gene encoding uncharacterized protein LOC141656744 isoform X1 produces the protein MFDASSDSGESQYFDALEEIVVFSDSGLDCPDDCDSVSRSSHFDSWIKNLDSVETRKSNFFNWLGLDVIKVSGEISEESSDFVREVDSSRNEGGVRLRRAKYDQFLSRRSMSCLSGDDSSFKINSTSKVHFACGIEDLGGRIESTVGDQNKELVSESSPSSSPVKNMKKNSSLGPTKRVKKSWVSRLRSFSCISENPEVSCQCNSSPESRIKRVKVHQSGRQSKELSALYHGQSIQAHKGAILTMKFSPDGRFLASAGEDGVVRVWQVTEDDRSNDRDIPVIDPSSVYFTMNQLLELKRLRADKEKVGRLSRNSDSACVVIPPKVFRLLEKPLHVFQGHTSEILDLSWSRSNYLLSSSIDKTVRLWQVGNNHSLKVFPHNNYVTCVEFNPVDENYFISGSIDGKIRIWEIPVCKVAYWTEIKDIVTAVCYRPDGQGGIIGSITGSCRFYSISDHQFQLDAQISLHNKKSSGKRITGFQFFPRDASKVMISCADSQVRIVQGVDVIAKYKGVRGTAAFSSAHFTSDGKQIVSAFEDSSVHIWKCTDHGYRESSRVKKVNSSERFVSNSSVALPWPGLQDGIKGQQCFVTPARFSFRQSFLQDSNYPNGSALWPEEKLLAPTKASSMHKSEYNFLRTCQSRSDSHAWGMAIVTAGLDGRIRSFHNYGLPVPR
- the LOC141656744 gene encoding uncharacterized protein LOC141656744 isoform X3 translates to MFDASSDSGESQYFDALEEIVVFSDSGLDCPDDCDSVSRSSHFDSWIKNLDSVETRKSNFFNWLGLDVIKVSGEISEESSDFVREVDSSRNEGGVRLRRAKYDQFLSRRSMSCLSGDDSSFKINSTSKVHFACGIEDLGGRIESTVGDQNKELVSESSPSSSPVKNMKKNSSLGPTKRVKKSWVSRLRSFSCISENPEVSCQCNSSPESRIKRVKVHQSGRQSKELSALYHGQSIQAHKGAILTMKFSPDGRFLASAGEDGVVRVWQVTEDDRSNDRDIPVIDPSSVYFTMNQLLELKRLRADKEKVGRLSRNSDSACVVIPPKVFRLLEKPLHVFQGHTSEILDLSWSRSNYLLSSSIDKTVRLWQVGNNHSLKVFPHNNYVTCVEFNPVDENYFISGSIDGKIRIWEIPVCKVAYWTEIKDIVTAVCYRPDGQGGIIGSITGSCRFYSISDHQFQLDAQISLHNKKSSGKRITGFQFFPRDASKVMISCADSQVRIVQGVDVIAKYKDFFTRSSRHCSF
- the LOC141656744 gene encoding uncharacterized protein LOC141656744 isoform X2, with amino-acid sequence MFDASSDSGESQYFDALEEIVVFSDSGLDCPDDCDSVSRSSHFDSWIKNLDSVETRKSNFFNWLGLDVIKVSGEISEESSDFVREVDSSRNEGGVRLRRAKYDQFLSRRSMSCLSGDDSSFKINSTSKVHFACGIEDLGGRIESTVGDQNKELVSESSPSSSPVKNMKKNSSLGPTKRVKKSWVSRLRSFSCISENPEVSCQCNSSPESRIKRVKVHQSGRQSKELSALYHGQSIQAHKGAILTMKFSPDGRFLASAGEDGVVRVWQVTEDDRSNDRDIPVIDPSSVYFTMNQLLELKRLRADKEKVGRLSRNSDSACVVIPPKVFRLLEKPLHVFQGHTSEILDLSWSRSNYLLSSSIDKTVRLWQVGNNHSLKVFPHNNYVTCVEFNPVDENYFISGSIDGKIRIWEIPVCKVAYWTEIKDIVTAVCYRPDGQGGIIGSITGSCRFYSISDHQFQLDAQISLHNKKSSGKRITGFQVRIVQGVDVIAKYKGVRGTAAFSSAHFTSDGKQIVSAFEDSSVHIWKCTDHGYRESSRVKKVNSSERFVSNSSVALPWPGLQDGIKGQQCFVTPARFSFRQSFLQDSNYPNGSALWPEEKLLAPTKASSMHKSEYNFLRTCQSRSDSHAWGMAIVTAGLDGRIRSFHNYGLPVPR
- the LOC141656744 gene encoding WD repeat-containing protein YMR102C-like isoform X4; protein product: MFDASSDSGESQYFDALEEIVVFSDSGLDCPDDCDSVSRSSHFDSWIKNLDSVETRKSNFFNWLGLDVIKVSGEISEESSDFVREVDSSRNEGGVRLRRAKYDQFLSRRSMSCLSGDDSSFKINSTSKVHFACGIEDLGGRIESTVGDQNKELVSESSPSSSPVKNMKKNSSLGPTKRVKKSWVSRLRSFSCISENPEVSCQCNSSPESRIKRVKVHQSGRQSKELSALYHGQSIQAHKGAILTMKFSPDGRFLASAGEDGVVRVWQVTEDDRSNDRDIPVIDPSSVYFTMNQLLELKRLRADKEKVGRLSRNSDSACVVIPPKVFRLLEKPLHVFQGHTSEILDLSWSRSNYLLSSSIDKTVRLWQVGNNHSLKVFPHNNYVTCVEFNPVDENYFISGSIDGKIRIWEIPVCKVAYWTEIKDIVTAVCYRPDGQGGIIGSITGSCRFYSISDHQFQLDAQISLHNKKSSGKRITGFQVRIVQGVDVIAKYKDFFTRSSRHCSF